Proteins encoded by one window of Cannabis sativa cultivar Pink pepper isolate KNU-18-1 chromosome 4, ASM2916894v1, whole genome shotgun sequence:
- the LOC115712660 gene encoding asparagine synthetase [glutamine-hydrolyzing] 3 translates to MCGILAVFGCVDNSQAKRSRIIELSRRLRHRGPDWSGLHCHGNCYLAHQRLAIVDPTSGDQPLYNEDKTVVVTVNGEIYNHKELRQKLKSHQFRTGSDCEVIAHLYEEYGEDFVHMLDGMFSFVLLDTRDNSYIAARDAVGITPLYMGWGLDGSVWFASEMKALSDDCERFMSFLPGHIYSSKQGAMRRWYNPPWFSEQIPSTPYDPMVLRKAFEKAVLKRLMTDVPFGVLLSGGLDSSLVAAVASRFLAESEVACQWGSQLHTFCVGLKGSPDLKAAQEVADYLGTRHHEFHFTVQEGIDAIEEVIYHTETYDVTTIRASTPMFLMSRKIKSLGVKMVISGEGSDEIFGGYLYFHKAPNKEEFHQETCRKIKALHLYDCLRANKSTSAWGLEARVPFLDKEFINIAMAIDPEWKMIRPDLGRIEKWVLRNAFDDDQKPYLPKHILYRQKEQFSDGVGYSWIDGLKDHANKQVTDAMLMQASFIYPENTPTTKEGYYYRTIFEKFFPKNAARSTVPGGPSVACSTAKAVEWDAAWSNNLDPSGRAALGVHAAAYEESLGDKDTNQPHGSPQKLQEGLVEQAATVV, encoded by the exons ATGTGTGGGATACTGGCAGTGTTTGGTTGCGTAGACAACTCTCAGGCCAAACGCTCCCGTATCATCGAATTGTCCCGGAG GCTTCGCCATAGAGGTCCTGATTGGAGTGGCTTGCATTGTCATGGGAATTGTTATCTTGCTCATCAACGTTTAGCTATTGTAGACCCCACTTCTGGAGATCAGCCACTTTACAATGAAGATAAGACTGTTGTCGTCACG GTTAATGGAGAAATATATAACCATAAGGAATTAAGACAGAAGCTGAAGTCACACCAGTTTCGCACTGGCAGTGACTGTGAAGTCATTGCGCATCTT TATGAAGAATATGGGGAGGATTTTGTGCATATGTTGGATGGCATGTTCTCCTTTGTCCTCCTTGACACTCGAGACAATAGCTATATAGCAGCTCGGGATGCTGTTGGTATTACCCCACTTTACATGGGTTGGGGTCTTGATG GATCAGTTTGGTTTGCTTCAGAAATGAAGGCTTTGAGTGATGACTGTGAAAGGTTTATGTCGTTCCTTCCTGGGCATATATACTCTAGCAAGCAAG GAGCAATGAGAAGATGGTACAACCCACCATGGTTTTCAGAGCAAATACCTTCAACTCCCTATGATCCAATGGTCCTTCGGAAGGCTTTTGAGAAG GCTGTTCTAAAAAGACTCATGACAGATGTACCATTTGGTGTACTTTTGTCTGGAGGCCTGGACTCATCACTTGTGGCAGCTGTGGCTTCTCGCTTTTTGGCTGAATCAGAGGTTGCTTGTCAATGGGGATCTCAGTTGCACACCTTCTGCGTTGGTTTGAAG GGCTCTCCTGATCTAAAAGCTGCACAAGAAGTAGCAGATTATCTTGGAACTCGCCATCATGAGTTTCACTTCACTGTTCAG GAAGGCATAGATGCAATTGAAGAAGTCATTTATCATACTGAAACATATGATGTGACAACTATCAGGGCTAGCACTCCCATGTTTCTTATGTCtagaaaaattaaatctttGGGAGTGAAAATGGTTATCTCTGGGGAAGGTTCCGATGAAATTTTTGGGGGTTATCTGTATTTCCACAAGGCCCCAAATAAGGAGGAGTTTCACCAAGAAACATGTCGAAAG ATCAAGGCTCTTCATCTTTATGACTGTCTGAGAGCCAACAAATCAACTTCAGCTTGGGGGCTTGAGGCTCGTGTACCCTTTCTGGACAAAGAATTTATCAACATTGCCATGGCCATTGATCCAGAATGGAAAATG ATCAGGCCTGATCTTGGGAGAATCGAGAAGTGGGTTTTACGTAACGCATTTGATGATGATCAGAAACCATATTTACCAAAG CACATTTTGTACAGACAGAAGGAACAATTCAGTGATGGTGTAGGGTACAGTTGGATTGATGGCCTGAAGGATCATGCCAACAAACAA GTAACAGATGCTATGCTAATGCAAGCAAGCTTCATTTATCCCGAGAATACTCCAACCACAAAAGAAGGATACTATTACAGGACTATATTCGAGAAGTTCTTTCCCAAG AATGCTGCCAGATCAACAGTTCCTGGTGGTCCAAGTGTGGCATGTAGTACTGCTAAAGCTGTTGAATGGGATGCAGCATGGTCCAATAATCTCGATCCATCAGGCCGTGCTGCTCTTGGTGTTCATGCAGCAGCATATGAGGAATCATTGGGTGACAAGGACACCAATCAGCCGCATGGATCTCCCCAAAAGCTGCAAGAAGGGCTTGTGGAGCAGGCAGCCACGGTTGTTTGA
- the LOC115712661 gene encoding uncharacterized protein LOC115712661, with protein sequence MGRKQSMRSKAAHFVSDLTTVFLNPISDKPSKSQPTSPSPVSVDETESKRNQVESIGEEGSEDVGVGPDTSSFSAFLYSLLSSPKSGDNPNLDEKVDEKVEQANPPPNSAMKENSGRRSLFSKGKQTLGRVVSQAARISGYRNQDRRGDSNLRIDGNNNANNDNSGVEMRPIQKVNEPESSGDFPGVSEPSLLLSENTRTALYASLPPLVQGRKWILLYSTWRHGISLSTLYRRSMIWPGLSLLVVGDRKGAVFGGLVEAPLNPTNKKKYQGSNTTFVFTDRPGHPVIFHPTGANRYFTLCSLDFLAIGGGGHFALYLDNDLLNGSSSVSETYGNPCLAHSEDFEVKEIELWGFVYPSKYDEVVAMSHMEAPGICRW encoded by the exons atgggAAGAAAACAATCCATGCGGAGCAAAGCTGCCCACTTTGTATCTGATCTCACCACCGTCTTCCTCAACCCCATTTCGGATAAACCCTCCAAGTCCCAACCCACCTCACCTTCTCCGGTTTCT GTAGATGAGACTGAGTCGAAAAGAAATCAAGTTGAGTCAATTGGTGAAGAGGGTTCTGAAGATGTAGGTGTTGGTCCAGATACTTCTTCCTTCTCTGCATTTCTTTACTCGCTTTTGTCATCTCCGAAGTCTGGAGATAATCCAAACTTAGATGAAAAGGTTGATGAGAAAGTGGAGCAGGCCAATCCCCCACCTAACTCTGCAATGAAAGAAAATAGTGGAAGGAGAAGTCTATTTTCCAAGGGAAAACAAACTCTTGGAAGGGTTGTTAGCCAAGCTGCTAGAATTAGTGGGTATCGAAATCAGGATCGCAGGGGTGATTCTAACTTGAGAATTGATGGTAACAATAATGCTAATAATGATAACTCTGGAGTGGAGATGAGACCTATCCAAAAAGTGAATGAGCCAGAATCTTCGGGTGACTTTCCAGGTGTTTCTGAACCTTCATTACTTCTTTCGGAGAATACAAGAACTGCTCTCTATGCTTCACTTCCACCACTTGTTCAAGGACGGAAATGGATATTATTATACAG CACATGGAGGCATGGAATTTCACTTTCAACACTATACAGAAGGAGCATGATTTGGCCTGGCCTCAGTTTACTG GTTGTTGGAGATCGTAAAGGTGCAGTTTTTGGTGGCTTGGTCGAGGCACCCTTAAACCCAAccaacaagaaaaaatatcag GGATCAAACACGACTTTTGTTTTCACAGATAGACCTGGTCATCCTGTTATCTTTCACCCTACAG GTGCGAATCGCTATTTCACTTTGTGCTCCCTTGACTTTTTAGCAATTGGCGGGGGTGGTCACTTTGCACTATACTTGGACAATGATCT ATTAAACGGATCAAGCTCAGTCTCGGAAACCTATGGGAACCCTTGTCTTGCACACTCAGAGGACTTTGAAGTAAAAGAAATTGAG CTGTGGGGTTTTGTGTATCCATCAAAGTACGATGAGGTAGTTGCCATGAGCCATATGGAAGCACCTGGTATCTGTCGATGGTGA